Proteins from one Lacrimispora sphenoides genomic window:
- a CDS encoding PRD domain-containing protein gives MRVVKVMNNSLLLALDDSGREVILMGKGIGFNKSIGHHLKSEDIEKVFVLKDRSISKNIIRLASEIDSTYFELAKQVIDYAIDTYGMVLMEHIYLGLTDHLSFAVKRNNEGILIQNFYTQTLKRFNPKEFKVGLYALQLVRERLQVELPEDEAGNIAFHFINAQTNNLNSTDNQKIFETVKGILDIVKYNFSILYDEDGIGYTRFVTHLRLFAQRLVNGSQDLYDYEDSFYTHVLESCPREYECVKKIGVFIREKFESKLSKQEEMYLAVHIHRILEEYAQREKT, from the coding sequence ATGAGGGTTGTAAAAGTAATGAATAATTCCCTGCTGCTGGCACTTGATGACAGCGGCAGGGAAGTGATCCTGATGGGAAAGGGAATTGGATTTAATAAGTCCATTGGGCATCACTTAAAAAGTGAAGACATTGAAAAGGTATTTGTCTTAAAGGACCGGTCAATATCAAAGAATATCATCCGGCTTGCCTCAGAAATAGACAGTACCTATTTTGAACTGGCCAAACAGGTTATTGATTATGCCATTGACACCTATGGAATGGTACTGATGGAGCATATTTATCTGGGACTTACAGACCATTTGTCTTTTGCTGTAAAAAGGAACAATGAGGGGATTTTAATACAAAATTTCTACACACAGACCTTAAAACGTTTCAATCCAAAGGAATTTAAAGTTGGCTTATATGCCCTGCAGCTTGTGAGGGAGCGGCTGCAGGTGGAACTGCCTGAAGATGAGGCTGGAAATATTGCCTTTCATTTTATTAATGCACAGACAAATAACTTAAACAGTACGGATAACCAGAAGATATTTGAGACAGTCAAGGGTATTTTGGATATTGTAAAATACAACTTTTCCATACTCTACGATGAGGACGGAATCGGCTACACCCGCTTTGTGACTCATCTGCGCCTCTTTGCACAAAGGCTTGTAAACGGAAGTCAGGATTTATATGATTATGAAGATTCCTTTTACACTCATGTTCTTGAGAGCTGTCCCAGGGAATATGAATGTGTAAAGAAAATCGGTGTGTTTATCAGAGAAAAATTTGAATCAAAGCTGTCCAAACAGGAAGAGATGTACTTAGCTGTCCACATCCACAGAATTTTAGAGGAATACGCTCAAAGGGAAAAAACATGA
- a CDS encoding MFS transporter, whose amino-acid sequence MKEQTLNQLTFTRRQEIHYLAMVSLFWFAQYVYIPYQTTFLTASGASSAFTGMVVGAYGISQMVLRFPIGLCADSVGRHKYFIMAGAIASGTASVFRVFWCNGTGFLVANFFSGLASAMWISYMVFYTNHFSAGDQQAATSRIVLFNNFGMLLGFLCSTISYHRIGMAGICMLSMCAGLMAFLLSIGIKETDVKPGIHKTRELLSVCNIRHLWLFSFIALIQQGIQLTTAMSFTNQILKELGASDGIVGISSVIYMISSVGFAAFASSGTCSRKGPRFWIPLVFAVVAFYCILVPAAGNIPVLLLLQILPGMSTGILFSFATSEAMQGIPAGSKSTAMGMYQAVYALGMTTFPIFTGSLAARAGIQTGYLLLAGIACLGGIGAVVYYKKVAANHGLGS is encoded by the coding sequence ATGAAAGAACAGACTTTAAACCAGCTTACGTTTACGCGCAGACAGGAAATCCATTACCTTGCTATGGTATCGCTGTTCTGGTTTGCACAATATGTATACATTCCATACCAGACGACTTTTTTAACTGCCAGTGGAGCCAGCAGCGCATTTACCGGAATGGTTGTGGGGGCTTATGGAATTTCCCAAATGGTGTTAAGGTTTCCCATAGGCCTTTGTGCGGATTCTGTTGGCAGACATAAATATTTTATAATGGCAGGAGCAATTGCCTCCGGAACCGCCTCTGTTTTCCGGGTATTCTGGTGCAATGGCACAGGGTTTCTGGTTGCCAATTTCTTCTCCGGACTGGCTTCTGCCATGTGGATTTCTTATATGGTGTTCTACACCAATCATTTTTCTGCCGGAGATCAGCAGGCTGCCACCAGCCGGATCGTACTGTTTAATAATTTTGGAATGCTTCTTGGCTTTCTGTGCAGTACAATCAGCTATCATCGTATCGGCATGGCAGGAATCTGCATGTTAAGCATGTGCGCGGGCCTGATGGCTTTTCTTCTTTCAATTGGAATTAAAGAAACAGATGTTAAACCCGGCATACATAAGACCAGAGAACTGCTTTCTGTCTGTAACATCAGGCACTTGTGGCTGTTCTCTTTCATAGCTCTGATTCAGCAAGGGATCCAGCTGACAACTGCCATGTCGTTTACCAACCAGATATTAAAAGAATTGGGCGCATCGGATGGGATTGTAGGGATATCCTCTGTGATCTATATGATATCATCCGTAGGATTTGCAGCTTTCGCTTCTTCCGGGACCTGCAGCCGCAAAGGTCCAAGGTTCTGGATTCCGCTGGTATTTGCTGTTGTGGCTTTCTATTGTATCCTGGTTCCGGCCGCCGGGAACATACCTGTGCTTTTACTGCTGCAAATTTTACCTGGGATGTCCACCGGCATCTTGTTCTCTTTTGCAACCTCGGAAGCTATGCAGGGCATACCGGCCGGCAGCAAATCTACGGCCATGGGAATGTACCAGGCTGTTTATGCGCTGGGAATGACAACCTTCCCGATCTTTACCGGGTCGCTGGCTGCCAGGGCAGGAATACAGACCGGGTATTTGCTGCTGGCAGGGATTGCCTGCCTGGGTGGAATTGGGGCAGTGGTGTATTATAAAAAAGTAGCTGCCAACCATGGGTTAGGCAGCTAA
- a CDS encoding S8 family peptidase, producing the protein MNKILDNEYYDLIISNSLVPSFDTGNNLTVLNDKYSLMHIWKNNMDACDLGRYPYDNFPSLFTLTSKVSIDKSGITNVRRHPDLSLMGLGVAIGIIDTGIDYQHPAFKYHDGTTRILSIWDQTDQTGKPPKDFSFGSEYTKKHINTALKSKNPLSMVPTADNNGHGTAIASVIAGSPDEKNSFTGVAPQTELIIVKLKEAKQNLKKLFFAPDNALCYQESDIMLGIRYLLSVSQEKELPLVICIALGSNQGGHDGLGVISSYLEHIVQMPKIDVLVAAGNEGDSRRHYFHHSAATPFRNGFNLKIGRNDKKFTMEIWPFPPGKVSIEIFPPNQEFIQSISPPAGVCQKFSLSMGQTTIWINNILLEGSTGDQVILLRFDNPTPGIWYFQVTSIENEPFSFHSWLPSGNLISNETYFYQANPSTTITAPGNARNPLTVAAYNQFDGSILGESGKGYSRFGEINPNIAAPGYLIPCALPGNQYGSLTGTGAAAAHAAGASAMVMEWGYCKGNHTTVTGVQINHMIMRGAQRDSTYSFPNENCGYGQIDIYKLFQRISVI; encoded by the coding sequence ATGAATAAAATATTGGATAACGAATATTATGACTTGATCATTAGTAATTCTTTAGTTCCCAGTTTTGATACCGGTAATAATCTTACGGTTTTAAATGATAAATATTCATTGATGCATATATGGAAAAACAATATGGACGCCTGTGACCTGGGACGGTACCCTTACGATAATTTCCCCTCTCTTTTTACACTTACTTCTAAAGTGAGCATAGATAAATCAGGCATTACCAATGTCCGGAGGCATCCCGATTTAAGCCTGATGGGGCTTGGGGTAGCCATCGGCATCATAGACACCGGCATCGACTACCAGCACCCCGCATTCAAATATCATGACGGTACCACCCGTATTCTTTCCATATGGGACCAGACCGACCAGACCGGCAAACCTCCCAAGGACTTTAGTTTCGGCTCAGAATATACGAAAAAACACATCAATACTGCATTGAAATCCAAGAACCCCTTATCCATGGTGCCTACTGCTGATAACAATGGACATGGTACAGCAATCGCCAGTGTAATCGCAGGCAGCCCCGATGAAAAAAACTCTTTTACCGGTGTTGCTCCCCAAACCGAGCTTATCATAGTAAAATTAAAAGAAGCGAAGCAAAATTTAAAAAAGCTGTTCTTTGCTCCGGATAATGCCCTGTGCTATCAGGAATCAGATATTATGCTGGGAATCCGTTACCTGCTCTCCGTCTCGCAAGAAAAAGAGCTTCCTCTCGTTATATGCATCGCATTGGGAAGCAATCAAGGAGGCCATGATGGATTGGGAGTTATCAGCTCTTATTTAGAACACATCGTACAAATGCCCAAAATTGACGTATTGGTAGCCGCAGGGAATGAAGGAGACAGCCGCAGACATTATTTCCACCATTCGGCGGCTACTCCTTTCCGCAATGGCTTTAACCTAAAAATAGGAAGAAATGATAAAAAATTTACGATGGAAATCTGGCCCTTTCCTCCTGGGAAAGTAAGCATTGAAATATTCCCGCCTAACCAGGAATTCATTCAGAGCATATCTCCCCCTGCCGGTGTTTGCCAAAAATTCAGCCTTTCCATGGGCCAAACTACCATTTGGATCAACAATATCCTTTTGGAAGGTTCAACAGGGGATCAGGTTATTTTATTGCGGTTTGACAATCCAACTCCAGGAATCTGGTATTTCCAGGTCACAAGCATAGAAAATGAACCTTTTTCCTTCCATTCCTGGCTGCCGTCAGGGAACTTGATTTCAAACGAAACATATTTCTATCAGGCAAACCCCAGCACCACCATTACAGCCCCGGGAAATGCCAGAAATCCTCTGACCGTTGCCGCCTATAACCAGTTTGATGGCAGTATTCTGGGTGAATCAGGAAAAGGTTATTCCAGATTCGGGGAAATCAATCCTAATATCGCCGCTCCCGGATACTTAATTCCCTGCGCACTCCCAGGAAATCAATATGGCAGCCTTACAGGTACAGGAGCCGCTGCCGCACACGCAGCGGGAGCCTCTGCCATGGTCATGGAATGGGGGTACTGCAAAGGCAACCACACTACCGTCACCGGCGTCCAGATCAACCATATGATCATGCGGGGGGCACAGAGAGACAGCACCTATTCTTTTCCCAATGAGAATTGTGGATATGGGCAGATAGACATATACAAACTGTTTCAAAGGATATCTGTGATTTGA
- a CDS encoding nitroreductase family protein: MEFLQLAKERYSMRKFSDRKIEKEKLDLILEAGRIAPTAVNYQPQRILVIDSEENLAKLKSCTTYHFHAPLALLVCYDSTVSWKRSYDNKDMGEVDASIVATQMMLEAVDLGLGSTWVGHFNPVCIRSSFDIPEHLIPVALLPMGYPGENCAPHPLHEKRFAIDHTVFYNSFSGIDSPKER; this comes from the coding sequence ATGGAATTTTTACAATTGGCAAAAGAACGTTACTCAATGAGAAAATTCAGCGACCGGAAAATAGAAAAGGAAAAACTGGATTTGATCCTGGAAGCAGGAAGAATCGCTCCTACTGCTGTGAATTATCAACCCCAGCGGATTCTTGTCATTGACAGTGAAGAAAATCTTGCTAAATTAAAATCCTGCACCACCTATCATTTTCATGCTCCTCTGGCTTTGCTGGTATGTTATGATTCCACAGTCAGCTGGAAAAGGTCTTATGACAATAAGGATATGGGAGAAGTTGACGCAAGCATAGTTGCCACGCAGATGATGCTTGAAGCGGTTGATTTAGGATTAGGCAGTACCTGGGTAGGTCATTTTAACCCTGTATGCATCCGTTCGTCATTTGATATTCCGGAACATTTAATTCCCGTTGCTCTGCTTCCCATGGGTTATCCCGGAGAAAACTGCGCTCCTCACCCTCTTCATGAGAAACGGTTTGCTATAGACCATACTGTTTTCTACAACTCCTTTAGCGGCATTGACTCCCCCAAAGAACGGTAA
- a CDS encoding TetR/AcrR family transcriptional regulator — protein METQKQDRRIRKTQKLLKESLLELMEKKDFKNISVKDITELADLNRGTFYLHYADTYSLLQEMESEVLDDFQDMVSNCRYAFKKGSLLPVVIPIIHYIEENKKICKILFENSSSNDFVNRFHTLVLKNGTTIIREQYPAAREVPLNYYLEFITYGLTGVLKQWLDTDMQQPKEEVAEFVDKMIMGTAQKLLAV, from the coding sequence ATGGAAACTCAAAAACAGGATCGCCGCATCCGAAAAACTCAGAAGTTATTGAAAGAAAGCCTTCTTGAACTCATGGAAAAAAAGGACTTTAAGAATATTTCCGTGAAAGACATCACGGAACTGGCAGATTTAAACCGGGGTACATTTTATCTTCACTATGCAGATACTTACAGCCTGTTACAGGAAATGGAATCCGAAGTCTTAGATGATTTTCAGGATATGGTAAGTAACTGCCGCTATGCCTTTAAAAAGGGGTCACTCCTGCCCGTTGTTATACCAATCATTCATTATATTGAAGAGAACAAAAAGATATGTAAAATCCTTTTTGAGAATAGCTCCTCCAATGATTTTGTAAACCGCTTCCATACCCTTGTCTTAAAAAACGGTACAACAATCATCAGGGAGCAGTATCCTGCTGCCAGGGAAGTACCCCTGAACTACTACCTTGAATTTATCACTTATGGACTAACCGGTGTCCTGAAACAATGGCTTGATACGGATATGCAGCAGCCAAAGGAAGAGGTAGCCGAATTTGTGGATAAGATGATCATGGGAACTGCACAAAAGCTCCTTGCTGTTTAA
- a CDS encoding efflux RND transporter permease subunit: MKKDKSLFDRIVHIIVFKGKEIEIFFFLTAIICAICFPFVKVNYDLSKYLPQFAQTKQALDVMEDEFGYPGMARIMVEDVSLPEAQKIRQQISDLEGVDLVIGPDMTTNVYMGASFLDQGITDMMSVDAFSMEDYYHDGYAQMDVIFENGDDSPVTRKAVDGIYEIVGKDRGYFAGSAVSSKEREESITKEITMAIGMALVIIWVILTLTTTSWMEPFLFIFVMIVAIVMNMGSNLMFGSISFFTFSTAAILQLAVSMDYSIFLLHTFTAIKNTGIEIHEAMELAVKESCSSILASGATTIVGFLVIAFMRFTIGKDVGFVLTKGILCSLATVLFLMPTLILHFNDKIEKTAHKPFLPSFDRFAVLMNQIRKPVFVIAIFLAVPCYFGQSMNVFYYGDDAIGAGPGTRVYEDTRAINEEFGKSNMIIGIVPNGSVVTERQLTEALEDLDFVNYAMSMAGTIPKGIPESFLPEKVSEQLRSEKYARLLISLNTVQESPYAFECSQKLEQLIREYYPEDAYVIGMTPTTIDIRDILTDDYNKVSLLSLAGVALVVFATFRSVLVPILVIIPIEVAIYLNMTLPYVLGDYLVYIGYIIVSCLQLGATIDYSILMTNNYLGFRKTMNNTDSAKAAISKSTLSILTSGGILTVVGYLLYFTSSIQAISQVGRLVGRGALLSMILVLSLLPALLSTFDKQIQNQQFRAAKRREKRRLRYGKVKIKGENDHEEV, translated from the coding sequence ATGAAAAAAGACAAAAGTTTATTTGATAGAATCGTACATATCATTGTGTTTAAGGGAAAGGAAATAGAGATTTTTTTCTTTCTTACGGCCATCATCTGTGCAATCTGTTTTCCTTTTGTAAAGGTCAATTACGATTTAAGTAAATACCTGCCGCAGTTTGCCCAGACGAAACAGGCCCTTGATGTGATGGAGGATGAGTTTGGATATCCTGGAATGGCACGGATCATGGTAGAGGATGTAAGCCTTCCGGAAGCTCAAAAAATAAGGCAGCAGATATCGGATCTGGAAGGGGTGGACCTGGTCATAGGTCCTGATATGACAACAAATGTCTATATGGGAGCCTCATTTTTGGATCAGGGGATCACCGATATGATGTCTGTGGATGCCTTTTCCATGGAAGACTATTATCATGATGGGTATGCTCAGATGGATGTAATATTTGAAAATGGTGATGATAGTCCGGTGACCCGGAAAGCGGTAGACGGGATTTATGAAATTGTAGGAAAAGACAGAGGCTATTTTGCAGGAAGCGCCGTATCCAGTAAAGAGCGGGAAGAGTCCATAACAAAAGAGATTACCATGGCTATTGGAATGGCGTTAGTAATCATCTGGGTGATCTTAACCCTTACCACAACATCCTGGATGGAGCCGTTTTTGTTCATTTTCGTTATGATAGTGGCCATCGTTATGAATATGGGATCCAACCTGATGTTTGGCAGCATATCATTTTTTACCTTTTCCACGGCAGCCATTTTGCAATTGGCAGTGTCTATGGATTATTCCATTTTCCTTTTACATACTTTTACAGCAATTAAGAATACCGGCATTGAGATACACGAAGCCATGGAATTGGCAGTAAAGGAATCCTGCAGTTCTATTCTGGCAAGTGGCGCTACTACTATTGTAGGATTTCTTGTGATTGCGTTCATGCGTTTTACCATCGGTAAGGACGTGGGTTTTGTGCTGACGAAGGGAATTCTCTGCAGCCTGGCTACCGTACTGTTCCTTATGCCGACCTTGATCCTGCACTTTAATGATAAGATTGAAAAAACAGCTCATAAACCATTCCTACCTTCTTTTGACCGGTTTGCAGTATTGATGAACCAGATCCGGAAGCCTGTTTTTGTAATTGCCATTTTCCTGGCTGTTCCCTGTTATTTCGGACAGAGCATGAACGTTTTCTACTACGGGGATGATGCCATCGGAGCCGGACCTGGAACCAGAGTTTATGAGGATACCAGGGCAATCAATGAGGAATTCGGAAAATCAAATATGATCATTGGAATTGTTCCCAATGGATCTGTTGTGACTGAACGGCAGCTGACAGAAGCTTTGGAGGACTTAGATTTTGTGAATTATGCCATGTCCATGGCAGGGACCATACCGAAGGGAATTCCGGAAAGCTTTCTTCCGGAAAAAGTGTCGGAACAGCTTCGGAGTGAAAAGTACGCCAGGCTTTTGATTTCCCTAAACACGGTCCAGGAGAGTCCGTATGCCTTTGAATGCAGTCAAAAACTGGAACAATTGATCAGGGAGTACTATCCGGAAGATGCCTATGTAATAGGCATGACCCCCACGACGATAGATATCCGTGACATTTTAACGGATGACTACAATAAGGTTTCACTGTTATCTTTGGCGGGAGTGGCTTTGGTTGTTTTTGCAACCTTCCGGTCTGTTCTGGTACCGATCCTTGTAATTATACCGATTGAAGTGGCCATTTATTTAAACATGACGTTACCTTATGTATTGGGAGACTACTTGGTATACATCGGATATATCATCGTAAGCTGCCTGCAGCTGGGAGCTACCATTGATTATTCCATCCTGATGACCAATAATTATCTGGGCTTCCGAAAAACCATGAACAATACGGACTCCGCCAAGGCTGCTATTTCGAAAAGTACCCTTTCCATTCTGACGTCAGGTGGTATTCTTACAGTAGTCGGTTATCTTTTGTATTTTACGTCGTCCATACAAGCAATTTCCCAGGTGGGACGCCTGGTGGGAAGGGGCGCGCTTTTAAGCATGATTTTGGTACTTTCCCTTCTTCCTGCCTTGCTTAGCACCTTTGACAAGCAGATCCAGAATCAGCAGTTCCGTGCGGCAAAGAGAAGAGAAAAACGACGTTTAAGATATGGAAAAGTGAAAATCAAAGGAGAGAACGATCATGAAGAAGTATAA
- a CDS encoding putative DNA modification/repair radical SAM protein, whose amino-acid sequence MLIQEELSVQEKLEILSDAAKYDVACTSSGVDRKGKAGTLGNATACGICHSFSADGRCISLLKILFTNQCIYDCKYCINRCSNDVVRTAFTPEEVCQLTIQFYRRNYIEGLFLSSGVLHSADYTMDLIYQTLKKLREEYHFHGYIHVKAIPGADPVLIEKTGFLADRMSINLELPTADGLKKLAPGKSRSKILTPMKQIQKGITANRYELMEYKKAPSFVPAGQSTQMIVGATGENDFQMMMVAEALYQNYDLKRVFYSAFVPVNQDSSLPALPGGPPLLREHRLYQADWLMRFYGFQAGELLSEARPNFNVFLDPKCDWALRHLELFPVEVNRADYYTLLRVPGMGVKSVKRIVAARRNGPLDFDALKKIGVVLKRALYFITCSGRMMYPVKIEEDFITSHLVGEEHKKVWDIGSSGTFRQLSLFDDMNVPALTDWGGVRL is encoded by the coding sequence ATGCTGATTCAGGAAGAATTAAGTGTACAGGAAAAGCTTGAAATATTATCAGATGCCGCAAAATATGATGTTGCCTGTACCTCCAGCGGAGTGGACCGAAAGGGAAAAGCAGGGACGCTCGGGAATGCGACGGCATGCGGAATCTGCCATAGCTTTTCTGCAGATGGCAGATGTATATCTCTTTTGAAAATTTTGTTTACTAACCAGTGCATCTATGACTGCAAGTACTGCATCAACCGATGCTCTAACGATGTTGTGAGAACAGCGTTCACACCTGAGGAGGTGTGCCAGCTGACGATCCAGTTTTACCGCCGCAATTATATTGAAGGGCTGTTCCTCAGCTCGGGAGTCCTTCACAGTGCGGACTATACCATGGACCTGATTTATCAGACCCTTAAAAAGCTGCGGGAGGAATACCATTTTCACGGTTATATCCATGTAAAGGCTATTCCGGGTGCAGATCCGGTATTGATCGAAAAAACAGGATTTCTGGCAGATCGTATGAGTATCAATCTGGAGCTTCCTACTGCCGACGGACTTAAGAAGCTGGCTCCCGGCAAAAGCAGGAGCAAGATTCTTACTCCCATGAAGCAGATTCAGAAAGGAATTACGGCTAATCGTTACGAGCTGATGGAATATAAAAAGGCTCCGTCCTTTGTGCCCGCCGGTCAGAGCACACAGATGATCGTGGGAGCCACTGGGGAAAATGATTTCCAGATGATGATGGTAGCAGAGGCGCTTTATCAGAATTATGATTTAAAACGGGTTTTTTATTCTGCATTTGTTCCAGTCAATCAGGACAGCAGTCTGCCGGCCCTACCTGGGGGGCCTCCCCTTTTGCGGGAACACCGGCTGTACCAGGCAGACTGGCTCATGCGTTTCTATGGATTTCAGGCGGGAGAGCTGCTTTCCGAAGCTCGCCCTAATTTCAATGTATTTCTGGATCCAAAGTGTGATTGGGCTTTGCGCCATCTGGAATTATTTCCAGTGGAAGTGAATCGGGCAGACTATTATACCCTCCTGAGAGTTCCCGGAATGGGAGTGAAGTCGGTGAAGCGTATCGTTGCAGCCAGAAGGAATGGTCCGCTTGATTTTGATGCTTTAAAGAAGATTGGTGTTGTATTGAAGCGTGCGCTTTACTTTATCACCTGTTCCGGCAGGATGATGTATCCCGTTAAGATTGAGGAGGACTTTATTACCAGTCACCTCGTGGGAGAGGAACATAAAAAAGTATGGGACATCGGTTCATCAGGAACCTTCCGGCAGCTTTCTTTGTTTGATGACATGAATGTACCTGCTTTGACAGATTGGGGAGGAGTCCGGCTATGA
- a CDS encoding TIGR03915 family putative DNA repair protein — MKTVYLCENSVEGILSGVYAAWTSRKGHGNVKLGLIGDEDTMELFCQYEEVPVNAQSVDKVVQAIRGKISEEAYIAVYKAALSKERDRGDKIYRFLIYGFHFGAKIVHMLQVQEVYEIFQMCRNIDNETHLLTGFVRFVEMEGDLLVSRIGPKNDVLVLLAPHFMDRLSGENWVIYDENRKKAVLHPAMRPWFLVDLISPEWERRMKKASDEDEYEELFQRFRKSVSIKERTNPVCQRNHMPLRYRAYMPEFSHSLKDS; from the coding sequence ATGAAGACAGTCTATTTGTGTGAGAACAGCGTGGAAGGCATTCTCAGCGGTGTGTACGCGGCATGGACCAGCAGAAAGGGACATGGGAATGTGAAACTTGGGCTTATAGGGGATGAGGACACTATGGAGCTGTTCTGCCAGTATGAAGAGGTTCCGGTCAATGCCCAGAGTGTTGATAAGGTGGTACAGGCTATCAGAGGGAAGATTTCAGAGGAAGCCTATATTGCCGTATACAAGGCTGCGTTAAGTAAGGAAAGAGACCGAGGGGATAAAATATACCGTTTTCTAATTTACGGTTTTCATTTTGGTGCAAAAATTGTTCATATGCTTCAGGTTCAAGAGGTATACGAAATATTTCAGATGTGCCGTAATATTGATAATGAGACTCATCTGCTCACGGGCTTTGTGCGGTTTGTGGAGATGGAGGGCGATCTTCTGGTAAGCAGGATCGGACCAAAGAATGATGTACTTGTTCTTCTTGCTCCTCATTTTATGGACCGCCTGTCAGGAGAGAATTGGGTTATCTATGATGAAAACAGGAAAAAGGCAGTTTTGCATCCGGCAATGCGGCCTTGGTTTTTGGTGGATTTAATTTCGCCGGAATGGGAAAGACGAATGAAAAAAGCGTCGGATGAAGACGAATATGAGGAGCTTTTTCAGCGCTTTAGAAAAAGCGTTTCCATAAAAGAACGGACAAATCCGGTCTGTCAGCGTAATCACATGCCGCTCCGTTACCGGGCCTATATGCCTGAATTTTCCCATAGTTTAAAGGATTCCTGA
- a CDS encoding YifB family Mg chelatase-like AAA ATPase translates to MYSKVHSVGIKGVEGVPILVEADVSDGLPGFSMVGYLSSEVREAQDRVRTALRNSGFRLPARKVTINLSPADIRKEGTAFDLPIAVAILAASGMVKPAALRSCVISGELGLDGEIKPVRGALSITAAAKKDGKIQCFLPRENVREGLVIEGIEVIGVDHLKDLTDQLNDPEKQKTGSYGNGELMGRQEAYDVDFSEIGGQLFLRRATEVAVAGMHNILYIGPAGTGKTMLAKRIPTIMPSLSMEEAVDISKIYSVCGLLSKEEPLVVKRPFRSPHHTISPTALAGGGRIPKPGEISLASGGVLFLDELPEFQRTTIELLRQPLEERKITVTRIFGAYEFPADFMMAAALNPCPCGFFPDRTRCRCSELQVRKYLSRISKPMLDRIDICAESGAVTYEELQEKKGGESSAAIRRRIEDARKIQKKRFKGCGIYFNSSMKKPQIEESCSLGNEEQKFLKKVYENLGLSVRGYEKILKVSRTIADLDGSERIRKNHLAEAVGLRSMEGKYWGGIYGRS, encoded by the coding sequence TTGTATAGTAAAGTTCATAGTGTGGGTATTAAGGGAGTGGAAGGGGTCCCTATCTTGGTGGAGGCGGATGTCAGTGATGGGCTTCCGGGTTTTTCCATGGTTGGTTATCTCTCCTCTGAGGTAAGGGAAGCCCAGGATCGTGTAAGAACGGCGTTAAGAAATTCCGGCTTCCGGCTGCCTGCAAGAAAAGTCACTATCAATCTCTCCCCGGCCGACATACGCAAGGAGGGAACTGCTTTTGATTTGCCCATTGCGGTGGCCATACTGGCTGCTTCCGGCATGGTTAAACCTGCCGCTTTACGCAGTTGTGTGATTTCCGGGGAATTGGGGCTAGATGGAGAAATTAAGCCTGTAAGAGGAGCCCTTTCCATTACTGCCGCTGCAAAAAAGGACGGAAAGATCCAGTGTTTTCTTCCCAGAGAGAACGTCAGGGAGGGCTTAGTAATAGAAGGAATAGAAGTTATTGGAGTGGATCATCTGAAAGATTTAACGGATCAGTTAAACGACCCGGAGAAGCAAAAAACAGGCTCCTATGGAAATGGGGAACTGATGGGGCGGCAGGAAGCTTATGACGTTGATTTTTCAGAGATTGGGGGCCAGCTTTTTCTTAGACGGGCCACAGAAGTGGCAGTGGCAGGTATGCACAACATTCTTTATATCGGCCCTGCAGGGACCGGAAAGACGATGCTTGCGAAGAGGATTCCAACGATCATGCCGTCTCTGTCAATGGAGGAGGCCGTGGATATATCAAAGATATACAGTGTATGCGGGCTGCTTTCCAAAGAAGAGCCTTTGGTGGTAAAAAGGCCCTTCCGAAGCCCTCATCATACCATCAGTCCAACGGCTCTTGCCGGGGGAGGACGAATACCAAAACCAGGCGAGATCTCCCTGGCATCCGGAGGCGTTCTGTTTCTTGATGAACTACCCGAATTTCAAAGAACTACCATAGAGCTTCTAAGGCAGCCTCTTGAGGAGAGGAAAATAACTGTTACCAGAATATTCGGTGCCTATGAATTCCCGGCGGACTTTATGATGGCAGCGGCTCTAAATCCCTGTCCCTGCGGCTTTTTCCCGGATCGGACAAGATGCAGATGTTCTGAACTGCAGGTACGCAAATATTTAAGCAGGATATCAAAACCTATGTTGGACCGGATCGATATCTGTGCAGAATCCGGGGCCGTCACATACGAAGAACTGCAGGAGAAAAAAGGCGGTGAATCCTCTGCGGCCATACGGAGACGGATTGAGGACGCAAGAAAGATTCAAAAAAAGCGGTTTAAAGGCTGTGGGATATACTTTAACAGTTCCATGAAAAAGCCCCAGATTGAGGAGTCCTGCAGTCTTGGAAACGAGGAGCAGAAGTTTTTAAAGAAGGTATATGAAAATCTGGGACTCAGTGTGAGAGGCTATGAGAAGATCCTAAAAGTATCAAGAACGATTGCGGATTTAGACGGCTCTGAACGGATAAGAAAAAACCATCTGGCAGAAGCGGTAGGACTGCGCAGCATGGAAGGGAAATATTGGGGAGGAATTTATGGACGGTCATGA